A window from Prinia subflava isolate CZ2003 ecotype Zambia chromosome Z, Cam_Psub_1.2, whole genome shotgun sequence encodes these proteins:
- the TMEM175 gene encoding endosomal/lysosomal proton channel TMEM175 yields the protein MAAPRAPGLGPEPGSSTQTSHRLLAYSDALLSIIATVMILPVAHTKIHPDQKLGESIQQLLLAKIAVYLMTFLIVTVAWAAHVRLFQVIEHIDDVLALLNLACMMIITFLPYTFSLMASFPGVPFGIFLFSVCAVVIGLIQAVIVAYGFYHPHLLNQQIQESENQNFYKRHILKIILRGPVLCFLAAIFSFFFIPLSYVLLGLVIVFPHLSRLITWCKTKILGQRGEEEEHHSLETFTFYLSEPLSKERVEAFSDGVYAIVATLLILDICEDNVPDPREVEENFHGSLLEALSEYGPNYLAYFGSFVTIGLLWFVHHSLFLYVTKATRLMGLLNILSLAFIGGLPLAYQLTSEFAEKSHNEIEAIQVSCVITFFASIFQFAIWTTALLNEEETLHAFARYGGKEHAFMFAKLALYPCVSLGAFFLTCLLSEFSTAIFHLMQIVIPFAFLALRILVRISLTAIKSVMSLSRRKVVLLEEEEACLSPNETLS from the exons ATGGCGGCTCCGcgggccccggggctggggccggagCCGGGCAGCAGCACGCAGACATCGCACCGGCTGCTGGCCTACAGCGACGCGCTGCTGTCCATCATCGCCACCGTGATG ATTTTGCCGGTTGCTCACACGAAAATACATCCTGACCAG aaattaGGTGAAAGTATTCAGCAGCTTCTCCTAGCAAAAATTGCAGTCTACTTGATGACCTTTTTAATAGTCACAGTGGCATGGGCAGCTCATGTAAG GTTGTTTCAGGTGATAGAGCATATAGATGATGTCCTGGCTCTTCTAAATCTG gCTTGTATGATGATCATAACCTTCTTGCCATATACC ttttccttaATGGCCTCCTTTCCTGGGGTACCTTTCGGCATCTTCCTGTTCAGTGTCTGTGCTGTTGTCATTGGTCTTATACAG GCTGTGATAGTAGCATATGGATTCTATCACCCACACTTACTGAATCAACAGATACAGGAGtctgaaaatcagaatttctATAAACGTCATATCTTAAAGATTATCTTAAGAGGACCAGTTTTATGCTTTCTAGCAgccatattttcttttttcttcattcctttg TCTTATGTACTTCTTGGACTCGTAATTGTTTTTCCACATCTCAGTCGATTAATTACATGGTGTAAAACCAAAATTCTTG GTCAGAGAGGTGAAGAGGAAGAACATCACAGCTTAGAAACCTTCACTTTTTACCTCAGTGAGCCTCTGAGTAAGGAACGAGTAGAAGCATTCAGTGATGGAGTCTATGCCATTGTAGCAACCCTGCTCATTTTGGATATATG TGAAGACAATGTTCCTGATCCCAGAGAAGTTGAGGAGAACTTCCATGGCAGTCTTCTTGAAGCTTTAAGTGAATATGGGCCAAACTATCTTGCTTACTTTGGCTCATTTGTTACAATCGGTCTCCTGTGGTTTGTCCATcactctcttttcctttatgtAACAAAAGCTACCCGATTAATGGGACTGCTCAACATACTTTCATTGGCTTTCATTGGTGGGCTTCCACTAGCTTACCAGCTGACCAGTGAATTTGCAGAAAAGTCTCATAACGAAATAGAAGCCATTCAGGTCAGCTGCGTTATCACTTTCTTTGCCAGCATATTTCAGTTTGCAATATGGACTACAGCCCTTCTTAATGAAGAGGAAACCTTGCATGCCTTTGCTAGATATGGTGGTAAGGAGCATGCCTTCATGTTTGCCAAGCTGGCTCTCTACCCTTGTGTAAGCCTTGGGGCCTTCTTTTTAACTTGCTTGTTAAGTGAATTTAGCACAGCAATTTTCCATCTGATGCAGATTGTAATCCCGTTTGCTTTTCTTGCCTTGCGCATTCTTGTTAGAATTTCTTTAACTGCCATAAAGTCTGTGATGTCTCTCTCCAGACGGAAGGTTGTATTGTTAGAAGAGGAGGAGGCATGTTTGTCTCCAAATGAAACACTGTCCTAA
- the ATP5ME gene encoding ATP synthase subunit e, mitochondrial: protein MIPPVQVSPLIKFTRYSALLVGMIYGKKRYDYLKPIAEEERRIEAEEKKKREELERIAKEIAEASEDSILK, encoded by the exons aTGATCCCGCCGGTGCAGGTGTCCCCGCTCATCAAG TTCACCCGGTACTCGGCGCTGCTCGTGGGGATGATCTACGGCAAGAAGCGATACG ACTATCTGAAGCCCATCGctgaagaagagagaagaatagaggcagaggagaaaaagaaacgTGAAGAACTGGAGCGGATTGCAAAAGAGATTGCAGAAG cAAGTGAAGATTCcatactgaaataa